In Electrophorus electricus isolate fEleEle1 chromosome 10, fEleEle1.pri, whole genome shotgun sequence, the genomic window GAACTGGCTACTAGCAAATTATTTATTAGCAAATAAAGCACTAGCACTAAATTCACTGCGTCCCCAGAATTTTGGTCTCTTCAggtgtgtaattttttttttttttgggggggggggggggggggggcattaaaACGCGGTGAAGAATTTCTCGCTTGGCTTGATGTGGCATTCCTCGTTGCCAGTCTTTTGAGGAGCGCGGTGTGTGCATTGTGGTAGTTGAGCAGGGTAATTCCTTTTCCCGAGTACAGACTCCAGTGATGTTTTAAAGCTCCACAAACGTAAAAATACAAGTATAGCTCAATTAAACtctaacattttttttgcattgggATTAATGACCAACTTCCATGAACACTGCACACGCCGCACATAATGTCTCTAAAGTTAGTTAATGCAAGACACACCTGTTGGCTGTGCTTAgggattttttttaacccaGAAATCCAGAGGTGTGTCATAGAGTCTAAGTTAGAGTCAAGGAAACCtcctataaaataaaaagtaactcCAGATACACCTGTGattatttaaaacactttctgtctgcttttttgctttttagttTTTACTATTCAATTTTTATGTACTTTTGGTATTGTATTACTACATCATTATCAGGTTAGAGTTTCCAAAAGTACATTTTTCACAAAGTAAGTAGACATAAGTTAAAAAGTGTTCATCAGAATGGCTGATCTGTATTCTAGCATTAATAAGACCCTGCCAAatcctatttttttttcagcatgtaCCCCTATTACTCACTTCCGTAGTGGGACTTTATTATCACATCATATTACACTGGTGCATGTTAAGAGGCAAAGTCATTGCAGTGAAAGGATATGGTCCAAATATTTTAACAGCAAGACAGTCTTCATTCTCCCCATTTCGCTCTCACACAGAAACTGAAAACCTCCTTCCCCCAGTCTGTCCCAACTGTATTTGatcatctgtctttttttataGTGTTAAATAGAACTTGTAATAATTGGACCAAAACTGTGAAAATCCAAGGTGTGTTTTCTCGTTAAGTATTCTTAAAAGATACTCTGTGAAaagcttttttcctttttttttttttttttttttttgctcaataTTACTCAACATTTAGAACTAACTGACAATTTGTGTGGCCTCATGTCTCTATAGTTATGTGTATTTCTATTTCTGAGCATAACTGGTATTCTCATCGGACACAAATAATTGACAGCGTGTATGTGTTGCTGTGCATCCACTGGAAAGGTCTACCAAAAGGGACCAAGACATAACATAGATTCTTCCAGAATCTTCAAGTGAAACTGGCAGGCTCCACAACTATTATGCTGAAAGACCACAGTAGGCCTATAAAAAAAGTGGCACTGATGGAATCATTTGGTGCTCTAGTTTCCAGACATTTCTACGAAGGTCGCTTCAAAGGGTTGCAGTTGCTGCAGCATGTTACAAGCATCACTGCAGGGTGATGGTAAGCCACACACCAAAGAATCAGTGAATAGAAAAGTTTGAAAAATGAtggaaaagctgtttaaaataaagtgtttttttttaatctatgacagctgggctggtgtgtgtgtgtgtctgtgtgtgtctgtgtgtgtgtgtgtgagtgtctgtctgtctgtgcgtgtctgtgtgtgtgtgtgtgtgtgtgtgtgtgtgtgtgtgtgtgtgtgtgtgtgtgtgtgtgtgtgtgtgtgtgtgtgtgtgtgtgtgcgatgaGAAATGACTAATGGAGCTAGTGGCGCCATCTGGTGGAAAAGATAAACATTACTACATAGGATTTTTGTGACACCTGTTTGACACCTTTTACAAGTTAAACAAACGTGtctttttttggttattttataTCACAGAAATTTCATACAGTATTAGCATTAGTACAGTATTAGTACAAACTTTATTTTGATCATTTGTTACAGGTAAGCattctttaaaacaatttaaaatgatcaCTGGTCTGAATTTGTTACACAAACTTCTTTGAATTCTGAATCATAATacaatggaaaaataaaaatagcaataaaatgACTAACTGATCATTTTTCACacaacaataaatgttaaatgtcacaaaaaattaaatactaaaaaaccccacaaaaaagtaaacaaagcaTATATGTCTTGTGCCATTCTTGTGGTTGCACTATTGTGAGGGTATTCCCTGAATTCTCTGTTCTTCAGACATCACTGAAAGTCCAAGGTAGCATTCACACAAAGAATTTGGAAGCCATTTAGGTTTATTGCATTCAATTTCAAATTGTAGTGACCCTGTGAGCATGTTGAGGGAGGCAGGGCGAAGTAAGATTCTCAAGAATGAATTACAGTGTGCAAAGGAAATTAATTTGATACAAttcataacaaataaacaaattaataaataaaacatacctTTAGTGTGGTCACGTTTGGTAAAGATGCTTGGAAGCTGATCATTTCTGAAAGGTCCACAGATTTATTAGGTATTATAAGAATTAATTGAACTCTTTACTAATTTTGCAGTGTGCATTATATATCAGTGTTTATTACATGGGTTCCAGGATCCTAGGGACTGCTGAACTAGTAAGAGAGGGcccatgaaaataaataaataaatggagaaaAGGATGATAATTTtgattattgttgttgtctCTTACCTCAAACAAGGAAAATTTGGCAAGCAGAGGGGCTCATCAAGCTGGCCAAAGGAGATTCCATTAAGAGACAGATCCACCGATGTGTACAACTCATCGATGGACGGCCCTACGTAAAACACATGAACACCATGATCACGCTGCCTCTCTCCCCATGCGCTCCACTAAAGCAGACTGGATGAATTATGGGTAAAAGGAGCTCACTCAGGAGAAGGGATGCTCTCAGTACAGTTGTGTCTGTCCAAATGTGAGTACAAGGGCTAAGGATGAGACCTATATCTTGCAGAGGGTCTGGCAAATCCCTCAGTttctcaaattgtattcagtcatagtAGATAAAAgtttctgctaaatgccgtaaaataacatacaaaggCATTTCATTGCTGCGCTGTTAGTTTTTGGTCCTGTAGGGTCACAGTTCTGTATAGTTTTGTGTTAAAAGAGCTGATTTAAGATGCTTTGCAAATCAATTGTTTTAAAGAAGGAAAACATATGAAGATGTGAGATTATGGTGGTCTTGCACGACTATGAAACCCCTACTTAAAAATGTCACTATGTTGAGACGTTTCTGTTataatttaatgaatttaaaaaaaaaaaaaaaaagataacatcACTGACTGATGGATGACATGCAGGAATGGTCAAATGGCTGAGATTATTTCATAGTTGAATTCTATGCTTTTTTACCATCAGTAATCACAGTCATGTGATGAATAATGACTGTCATGTGGAAAAACTACTTATTTGGTGTTTAAACAGTTGTTTATAACATTTAGCTTGGAGCTTTATGTTGAATAGACAGATATCAGAGGCGTGGAGTGTCATATCTATCATAAAATCCCTGTAGAAATGTTTGCTGATCACGGGTTTACAAAGATgaagtatttttaataaaatgtttgtacttTGTTAGGACTTTCTCAGATAAAAACAGCTTTCTGAAGTTACCCAAGTTACCTAAGATAATATTTATGGATCTGGCAAAGCCTATGCTGAAAACAATTGTAGAAAGATGTTGGGGTTATTTTCTGACTTAaatttactaaaataataatattatgcCAAAAATGATGTAGACTCCAGATGGTTAAATTTGGTTGATCTCTCTGttcatatattatgtgtataaatattgGTTGAAGCAGTGAACTATAGCTGTGAAATGGATAGCACTACAAGAAGAACAGAAACAGTAATGAAATATtaagacatacaaacacattttaggaGGAACATTTTTAGGAGGAAATGCTACATCCTGAATGGTCTTAGTCCCTTATTGTCTGTTAAAGTAATGTGTAAAAAGAAATAGAACACCCAAATATTGGATGGAAGGAATGAATTATAAAGTATTCTTCTTTTTAAAGGGGCACTTTTTAAACTATCAATGAATCTGACTATTTTGCACTAGatattttttacacacacacccctaacatGCAGCTCAATATGTATGCAAAAGATCTCACCACAGCTCTTGTATGACATCTTGATCTTGTCTGAGTTACACACAGTGTGGGTGGGCCAATAGCCATCCTGAGAAACCACTGAGGGCAGTAGTGCCAAACTCAGGATTGTTGCAACATTGCCTTTCTTCATATTAAGCCCTGTGTAGATCTGTTCAGAGCCAGATTCTTCCAGACTACTTCTAATGTGAACCGGAAATGGTACAAACTGAACAAGAACACAAAACTTCCCATTGTGGGTCAGCTTCTGAGAATGTGAAGCATGAGCAAATTTCACTTCCCTCTACAAACTAAAAGTTTTACTGA contains:
- the ly86 gene encoding lymphocyte antigen 86 isoform X1; amino-acid sequence: MKKGNVATILSLALLPSVVSQDGYWPTHTVCNSDKIKMSYKSCGPSIDELYTSVDLSLNGISFGQLDEPLCLPNFPCLRNDQLPSIFTKRDHTKGSLQFEIECNKPKWLPNSLCECYLGLSVMSEEQRIQGIPSQ
- the ly86 gene encoding lymphocyte antigen 86 isoform X2, with product MKKGNVATILSLALLPSVVSQDGYWPTHTVCNSDKIKMSYKSCGPSIDELYTSVDLSLNGISFGQLDEPLCLPNFPCLRNDQLPSIFTKRDHTKVMSEEQRIQGIPSQ